One genomic region from Oscillospiraceae bacterium encodes:
- a CDS encoding sugar ABC transporter ATP-binding protein: MDTQEKLLKMEHITKIFPGVVALRDVQFALRRGEIHALLGENGAGKSTLIKVLTGVFERDEGNIFLEGRAVSPQSPQAAQNIGISTVYQEVNLCPNLSVAENIYIGREPGSAGRIDWKTINQKAAELLGRFDLHIDVTQTLDRYSVAVQQMVAIARAVDISAKVLILDEPTSSLTAVEVQKLFEIMRMLKERGMGIIFVTHFLDQVYEVSDTITVLRGGEYMGSSPTADLPKMQLVARMIGKEYEDLESRLSPAAADCEKKNLFLRLEKAASTRISDVNIDIHKGEVLGFSGLLGSGRSEIARLIFGVDPLVEGGVEIGGRKAAVKEPIAAMRAGIGFCPENRKSEGIVGDLSVRENIMLALQAKQGAMKAMSRRQSEKLADTYIEQLSIKTPSREQAIHNLSGGNQQKVILARWLATNPDLLMLDEPTRGIDIGTKAEIQKLVIKLAEEGMSLVFISSEVDEMVRCCGRMVVLRDKKLVGELVGEAISEDMIVKYMAGGEQLEPKTETAR; this comes from the coding sequence ATGGACACACAGGAAAAGCTACTAAAAATGGAACATATTACCAAAATATTCCCCGGCGTCGTCGCGTTGCGCGACGTACAGTTTGCACTGCGGCGCGGTGAGATCCACGCGCTGCTGGGCGAAAATGGAGCGGGAAAATCCACCTTGATCAAAGTGCTGACGGGTGTGTTTGAACGAGACGAGGGGAATATTTTTCTGGAGGGGCGCGCCGTATCGCCCCAATCTCCCCAGGCGGCGCAGAATATAGGGATTAGCACGGTGTATCAGGAAGTGAACCTCTGCCCGAACCTGAGCGTGGCGGAGAACATCTACATCGGGCGCGAACCCGGATCCGCAGGGCGGATCGACTGGAAGACGATCAATCAGAAGGCGGCCGAGCTGCTGGGCCGCTTCGACCTGCATATCGACGTCACGCAGACGTTGGATCGCTATTCCGTGGCGGTGCAGCAGATGGTGGCCATTGCCCGTGCGGTCGACATCTCCGCGAAGGTGCTGATCCTGGACGAACCTACGTCCAGTCTGACGGCCGTCGAGGTGCAAAAGCTGTTTGAGATCATGCGGATGCTGAAGGAACGGGGCATGGGGATCATCTTTGTCACGCATTTTCTGGACCAGGTCTATGAGGTGTCCGATACCATCACCGTGCTGCGCGGGGGCGAGTACATGGGCTCCAGCCCCACGGCGGATCTTCCGAAGATGCAGCTCGTGGCTAGGATGATTGGCAAAGAATATGAGGATCTGGAGAGCCGGCTGTCGCCGGCGGCGGCCGACTGCGAGAAGAAAAATCTGTTTTTGCGTCTGGAAAAAGCTGCGTCCACACGGATTTCCGATGTAAACATAGACATTCACAAAGGCGAAGTGCTGGGTTTTTCTGGGTTGCTCGGATCCGGGCGAAGCGAAATCGCACGGCTGATCTTCGGCGTGGATCCCCTTGTGGAGGGCGGTGTCGAGATCGGCGGCCGGAAGGCGGCCGTGAAGGAGCCGATCGCCGCGATGCGGGCCGGAATTGGGTTTTGCCCGGAAAACAGAAAAAGCGAAGGCATTGTGGGGGACCTCTCGGTGCGGGAAAACATCATGCTGGCCCTGCAGGCCAAGCAGGGCGCGATGAAGGCGATGTCGCGCCGGCAGTCCGAAAAATTGGCGGACACATACATCGAACAACTGTCCATCAAAACACCCTCCCGGGAGCAGGCCATCCACAATCTGTCCGGGGGCAACCAGCAGAAAGTGATCCTGGCGCGCTGGCTTGCCACCAACCCGGATCTGCTGATGCTGGACGAACCGACGCGCGGCATCGACATCGGCACCAAAGCGGAAATCCAAAAATTGGTTATCAAATTGGCCGAAGAGGGCATGTCTCTTGTCTTCATCTCGTCGGAAGTTGACGAGATGGTTCGCTGCTGTGGACGAATGGTCGTTTTGCGGGACAAAAAACTGGTGGGAGAGCTTGTCGGCGAAGCGATATCGGAGGATATGATTGTCAAATATATGGCGGGAGGGGAACAGCTTGAGCCAAAAACTGAAACAGCTCGGTAA
- a CDS encoding ABC transporter substrate-binding protein, with amino-acid sequence MKKRALICVVAVCLMLLAVACGPSTPSDGKSSGNEKLVVGFAQIGQESGWRDAETASIQFYAGQNLDTIELKFADAQQKQENQIKAIKSFIEMGVDVIGVAPVVETGWDAVFTEAKDAGIPIVLVDRMASVDESLYATFIGSDFIEEGKNAAIEMSALLNGTGKIVQLEGTVGASAANDRKKGFEDEIAANHPGIEIVASQTGDFTRAKGKEVMESFLKTYGSEIKGIYGHNDDMALGAIEAIKEAGFKPGSDVVVVSVDGVKGAFEAMAAGEANVTIECNPLLGPQFFDACQTLKDGGTVEKWIKSEEGIFRADTAAADLPNRKY; translated from the coding sequence ATGAAAAAAAGAGCGTTGATTTGTGTTGTGGCGGTTTGTCTGATGCTGTTGGCGGTGGCCTGCGGACCGTCGACGCCCAGCGATGGGAAGAGCTCCGGCAATGAAAAACTGGTGGTGGGTTTTGCGCAAATTGGTCAGGAGTCCGGCTGGCGTGACGCGGAGACCGCGTCGATACAGTTTTACGCCGGGCAGAACCTGGACACCATCGAACTCAAGTTCGCGGACGCGCAGCAAAAACAGGAAAATCAGATCAAAGCCATCAAATCCTTCATCGAAATGGGTGTGGACGTCATAGGAGTGGCCCCGGTTGTTGAGACCGGATGGGACGCCGTCTTCACCGAGGCCAAGGACGCCGGTATCCCAATTGTGCTGGTGGACCGCATGGCGAGTGTGGATGAGAGCCTGTACGCGACATTCATCGGCTCCGACTTCATTGAAGAAGGGAAGAACGCCGCCATCGAGATGAGTGCGCTGCTAAATGGTACCGGCAAGATTGTGCAGCTGGAAGGTACCGTGGGTGCCTCCGCCGCCAACGACCGCAAAAAGGGCTTCGAGGACGAGATAGCGGCCAATCACCCGGGCATCGAGATTGTCGCGTCGCAGACGGGCGACTTCACACGCGCCAAGGGCAAAGAAGTGATGGAGTCCTTCTTGAAAACATACGGCAGCGAGATCAAAGGGATCTACGGCCACAACGATGACATGGCACTGGGCGCCATAGAGGCGATCAAAGAAGCCGGGTTCAAACCGGGTTCGGACGTCGTAGTGGTCTCCGTCGACGGTGTGAAGGGCGCCTTTGAGGCGATGGCGGCCGGCGAGGCCAATGTCACCATCGAGTGCAACCCGCTGTTGGGACCGCAGTTCTTTGACGCGTGCCAGACGCTGAAGGACGGCGGCACGGTGGAAAAATGGATCAAATCCGAGGAAGGGATCTTCCGCGCCGACACGGCGGCGGCCGACCTGCCAAACAGAAAGTATTGA